The proteins below are encoded in one region of Pseudomonas putida S13.1.2:
- a CDS encoding multifunctional CCA addition/repair protein — MHIYKVGGAVRDRLLGRPVSDIDWLVVGATVEEMHAKGYRPVGADFPVFLHPQTGEEYALARTERKSGRGYGGFTFHASPDVTLEEDLIRRDLTINAMAEDEAGTVYDPHHGQDDLDNRILRHVSPAFAEDPLRVLRVARFAARYAPLGFRVAEETLELMRQISASGELQALTAERSWKEIERALMEAQPQVFFQVLRDCDALQALLPELVGDAQALAALEQAAAHEQPLHVRWACLLRGLAPASIKAVNQRLKAPRECQELALLTGECLAQANQALELPATALLELLQKFDVYRRPQRFDDFVVVCEMAALGDGKQGYPQADYLRGAAAAARAVEVKPLVQAGLTGQALGEALKAERLKALEAYQLG; from the coding sequence CGGCCGCCCCGTCAGTGATATTGACTGGCTGGTGGTAGGCGCCACCGTCGAAGAAATGCACGCCAAAGGCTATAGGCCGGTGGGCGCCGACTTTCCGGTGTTCCTGCACCCGCAAACCGGCGAGGAATACGCCTTGGCTCGTACCGAGCGCAAGAGCGGGCGCGGTTATGGCGGGTTCACCTTTCACGCCAGCCCTGACGTCACCCTGGAAGAAGACCTGATCCGCCGTGACCTGACCATCAACGCGATGGCCGAGGACGAAGCGGGCACAGTGTACGATCCCCACCATGGCCAAGACGATCTAGATAATCGAATTTTGCGCCACGTTTCTCCGGCATTTGCCGAAGATCCCTTGCGTGTTTTGCGCGTAGCGCGCTTTGCAGCCCGGTATGCACCGCTGGGTTTTCGGGTTGCCGAAGAAACGCTGGAACTGATGCGCCAGATCAGCGCCTCTGGCGAGTTGCAGGCGTTGACTGCCGAGCGCAGCTGGAAGGAAATCGAGCGGGCGCTGATGGAGGCACAGCCCCAGGTGTTCTTCCAGGTGCTGCGCGATTGCGACGCCCTGCAGGCCCTGCTGCCTGAGCTAGTTGGCGATGCCCAGGCCTTGGCAGCGCTGGAGCAGGCAGCGGCGCATGAACAGCCCCTGCACGTGCGCTGGGCCTGCCTGCTGCGCGGGCTGGCTCCCGCATCGATCAAAGCCGTCAACCAGCGCCTGAAGGCGCCACGGGAATGCCAGGAACTGGCCCTGCTGACAGGCGAATGCCTGGCGCAGGCCAATCAGGCGCTGGAACTGCCTGCCACGGCACTGCTGGAGCTGTTGCAAAAGTTCGATGTGTACCGACGGCCGCAGCGGTTTGACGATTTTGTGGTCGTTTGCGAGATGGCGGCGCTGGGCGATGGCAAGCAGGGTTATCCACAGGCCGATTACCTGCGAGGCGCAGCAGCGGCCGCGCGAGCGGTGGAGGTGAAGCCGCTGGTGCAGGCCGGGCTGACGGGCCAGGCACTGGGCGAAGCACTCAAGGCTGAGCGGCTGAAAGCACTTGAGGCTTACCAACTCGGCTGA
- the folK gene encoding 2-amino-4-hydroxy-6-hydroxymethyldihydropteridine diphosphokinase: MSLSTVYLGLGSNIDREAHLCAGLDALAGILTDMRCSPVFESQPVGIKSGPFINFVVTGQTALPLIELDRRLKFIEADNGRYAPDRKGLPLDIDVLMYDDLHGTFDGLVLPRAEILKNAFVLWPLSLLAPQLMHPGAGKTMAQLWQEAQIDQVLAPVAFEWRGLQLTPA, translated from the coding sequence ATGTCTCTGAGCACGGTTTACCTGGGCCTTGGCAGCAACATCGACCGTGAGGCGCATTTGTGTGCCGGGCTCGATGCGTTGGCGGGCATCCTCACCGACATGCGTTGCTCGCCGGTGTTCGAAAGCCAGCCGGTGGGGATCAAGAGCGGGCCGTTCATCAATTTCGTGGTGACCGGGCAAACCGCACTGCCGCTGATCGAACTGGACCGTCGGCTGAAGTTCATCGAGGCCGACAATGGCCGTTACGCGCCGGACCGCAAAGGGCTGCCGCTGGATATCGATGTGCTGATGTATGACGATCTGCACGGCACCTTCGATGGGCTGGTGCTGCCTAGGGCCGAGATCCTGAAGAACGCTTTCGTGCTGTGGCCGCTGTCGTTGCTGGCCCCTCAGCTGATGCATCCGGGCGCGGGCAAGACCATGGCCCAGTTGTGGCAAGAGGCACAGATTGACCAGGTACTGGCCCCGGTCGCCTTTGAGTGGCGCGGGTTGCAGCTGACTCCCGCTTAA
- the folB gene encoding dihydroneopterin aldolase — MDRVFIEGLEVDTVIGAYDWERDIRQCLRLDLSFAWDNRPAAAGDDLSLALDYASVSARIQAFAEQARFELVETFAERLVATLMEEFHIPWVRLKLTKPGAVPAARGGVGVEIERGCL, encoded by the coding sequence TTGGACAGAGTGTTCATCGAAGGCCTGGAAGTCGATACCGTCATCGGTGCCTATGACTGGGAGCGGGATATTCGCCAGTGCTTGCGCCTGGACCTGAGCTTTGCCTGGGACAACCGCCCGGCCGCAGCGGGTGACGACCTGAGCCTGGCGCTGGACTATGCCAGCGTTTCGGCGCGCATCCAGGCGTTTGCCGAGCAGGCGCGTTTCGAGTTGGTGGAAACCTTTGCCGAGCGCCTGGTAGCGACCTTGATGGAAGAATTCCACATCCCTTGGGTGCGGTTGAAGCTGACCAAGCCGGGTGCGGTTCCGGCGGCCCGTGGCGGTGTTGGCGTGGAGATCGAGCGCGGATGTCTCTGA
- the plsY gene encoding glycerol-3-phosphate 1-O-acyltransferase PlsY: protein MFWLLALFAYLLGSLSFAILLSRLSGSPDPRSSGSGNAGATNMLRLAGRKLAILTLLGDLCKGLLPVLLARLAELDLHAQAWVGVCAVLGHLFPLYFRFQGGKGVATAAGMLMGLYFPAALLAIGAWLLTFYLTRTSSLAALVATPLTLPLLAWREPEALLPITVLTVMIVWRHRKNLRDLFAGRERHF from the coding sequence ATGTTTTGGTTACTGGCGTTGTTCGCCTACCTGCTCGGCTCGCTGTCCTTCGCCATTCTCCTCAGCCGCCTCTCGGGCAGCCCGGACCCGCGTTCCAGCGGCTCAGGCAATGCCGGCGCCACCAACATGCTACGCCTGGCAGGCCGTAAACTGGCGATCCTGACCCTGCTTGGCGACCTGTGCAAGGGCCTTTTGCCGGTATTGCTCGCCCGCCTTGCCGAGCTGGACCTGCATGCGCAGGCCTGGGTGGGCGTATGCGCGGTGCTGGGCCACCTGTTCCCCCTGTACTTCCGCTTTCAGGGCGGCAAGGGCGTGGCGACGGCTGCCGGCATGCTCATGGGCCTGTATTTTCCGGCCGCACTGCTGGCTATCGGCGCCTGGCTGCTGACCTTCTACCTCACCCGCACCAGCTCGCTGGCAGCACTTGTTGCCACACCACTGACCTTGCCATTACTGGCCTGGCGCGAGCCCGAAGCCCTGCTGCCAATCACCGTGCTGACCGTGATGATCGTATGGCGCCACCGCAAAAACCTGCGCGACCTGTTCGCGGGGCGCGAACGGCACTTCTGA
- the tsaD gene encoding tRNA (adenosine(37)-N6)-threonylcarbamoyltransferase complex transferase subunit TsaD, whose translation MLVLGLETSCDETGVALYDSERGLLADALFSQIDLHRVFGGVVPELASRDHVKRMLPLIRQVLEEAGCVATEIDAIAYTAGPGLVGALLVGASCAQALAFAWDIPAIGVHHMEGHLLAPMLEQNPPEFPFVALLVSGGHTQLVRVDGIGQYELLGESLDDAAGEAFDKTAKLIGLNYPGGPEIARLAEQGVPGRFVFPRPMTDRPGLEFSFSGLKTFALNTWQQCKNAGDDSEQTRCDLSLAFQQAVVETLTIKCKRALKQTGLKRLVIAGGVSANKALRASLEDMLASIKGNVYYARPQFCTDNGAMIAYAGCQRLLAGQQQDLAISVQARWPMEQLPPL comes from the coding sequence ATGCTAGTACTGGGATTGGAAACATCCTGCGACGAAACTGGCGTCGCATTATACGACAGCGAGCGCGGTCTTTTGGCCGACGCACTGTTCAGCCAGATTGACCTGCACCGCGTGTTTGGCGGTGTGGTGCCCGAGCTTGCCTCGCGAGACCACGTAAAGCGCATGTTGCCGCTGATCCGCCAGGTGCTGGAGGAGGCCGGTTGCGTCGCCACCGAGATCGACGCCATTGCCTACACCGCGGGTCCTGGCCTGGTCGGCGCATTGCTGGTGGGCGCCTCCTGCGCCCAGGCGCTGGCCTTTGCCTGGGACATTCCGGCGATTGGCGTGCACCACATGGAAGGCCACTTGCTGGCGCCCATGCTGGAACAAAACCCACCTGAGTTTCCGTTCGTCGCTTTGTTGGTTTCAGGCGGCCACACCCAGCTGGTACGCGTCGATGGCATCGGTCAGTACGAGCTGCTGGGCGAGAGCTTGGACGATGCTGCGGGCGAAGCGTTCGACAAGACCGCCAAGCTGATCGGCCTGAACTACCCCGGCGGCCCGGAAATCGCGCGCCTGGCCGAGCAGGGGGTACCTGGGCGCTTCGTGTTCCCGCGGCCAATGACTGATCGCCCAGGGCTGGAATTCAGCTTCAGCGGCCTCAAGACCTTTGCCCTCAACACCTGGCAGCAATGCAAGAACGCTGGCGACGACAGTGAGCAAACCCGTTGCGACCTGTCCCTGGCATTCCAGCAGGCGGTGGTGGAGACTTTGACCATCAAGTGCAAGCGGGCGCTCAAGCAGACCGGCCTCAAGCGCCTGGTCATCGCGGGTGGCGTGAGTGCCAACAAGGCTTTGCGCGCCTCCCTCGAGGACATGCTCGCCAGCATCAAGGGCAACGTGTATTACGCGCGCCCGCAGTTCTGTACCGACAACGGCGCGATGATCGCGTACGCCGGTTGCCAGCGCCTGTTGGCCGGGCAGCAGCAGGACCTGGCGATCAGCGTGCAGGCGCGCTGGCCGATGGAGCAGTTGCCGCCGCTGTAG
- the rpsU gene encoding 30S ribosomal protein S21 — MPAVKVKENEPFDVALRRFKRSCEKAGVLAEVRSREFYEKPTAERKRKAAAAVKRHAKKVQREQRRAVRLY; from the coding sequence ATGCCAGCCGTCAAAGTTAAAGAGAACGAACCCTTCGACGTAGCTCTGCGTCGTTTCAAGCGCTCCTGCGAAAAAGCCGGTGTACTGGCTGAAGTTCGTAGCCGCGAGTTTTACGAGAAGCCGACCGCCGAGCGTAAGCGCAAAGCAGCTGCTGCTGTTAAGCGTCACGCCAAGAAAGTTCAGCGCGAACAGCGCCGCGCCGTTCGTCTGTACTAA
- the dnaG gene encoding DNA primase, whose product MAGLIPQSFIDDLINRLDIVDVVSSRVQLKKTGKNYSACCPFHKEKTPSFTVSPDKQFYYCFGCGAGGNALGFVMDHDNLDFPQAVEELARAAGMEVPREQGRRDQKPRQPTDSPLYPLLDAASEFYRQALRSHPTRKAAVDYLKGRGLSGEIARDFCLGFAPPGWDNLLKHLGADTLQQKVMIDAGLLIENAESGKRYDRFRDRVMFPIRDSRGRIIAFGGRVLGDDKPKYLNSPETPVFHKGQELYGLYEARKHNRNLDEIIVVEGYMDVIALAQQGLRNAVATLGTATSEEHLKRLFRVVPSVLFCFDGDQAGRKAAWRALESTLPNLQDGRRARFLFLPEGEDPDSLVRAEGTDAFRARINQHAQPLADYFFEQLGVEADPRSLEGKAHMATLAAPLIEKIPGANLRQLMRNRLKEITGLDPQQVEQLAQQAPPASSVPDYDPGYDYDAMASYTPDYGDMPQHDFAPVQQEQAWKPNKGGGKKQWSDKPWDKNRKGGKPWQQRDEAPPRVPAPVEPPTLAALRTLLHHPLLAGKVEDASHFADEEHLYSQLLVALIEAAQKNPGLSSMQLIARWHGTEQGRLLRALAEKEWLIVADNLEQQFFDTITSLSARQRERSLEQLLRKSRQSELTSEEKTQLLALLSRNVPAQTPTSSGA is encoded by the coding sequence ATGGCCGGGCTGATTCCCCAGAGTTTCATTGACGACCTGATCAACCGCCTCGACATCGTCGACGTGGTGAGTTCGCGCGTCCAGCTGAAAAAAACCGGCAAAAACTACTCCGCCTGCTGCCCGTTCCACAAGGAGAAGACCCCTTCCTTCACGGTCAGCCCCGACAAGCAGTTCTACTACTGCTTCGGCTGCGGTGCCGGCGGCAACGCCCTTGGCTTCGTCATGGACCACGACAACCTGGACTTCCCCCAGGCTGTCGAAGAACTGGCCCGCGCCGCAGGCATGGAAGTACCCCGCGAGCAAGGCCGCCGCGACCAGAAACCTCGCCAGCCAACCGACTCGCCGCTGTACCCGCTGCTGGACGCCGCCTCGGAATTTTATCGCCAGGCCCTACGCAGCCACCCGACCCGCAAGGCCGCAGTGGATTACCTAAAGGGCCGCGGCCTGTCCGGGGAGATCGCCCGCGATTTCTGCCTGGGCTTCGCCCCGCCCGGCTGGGACAACCTGCTCAAGCACCTGGGTGCCGACACCCTGCAGCAAAAGGTGATGATCGATGCCGGCCTGCTGATCGAGAACGCCGAAAGCGGCAAGCGCTACGACCGTTTCCGCGACCGGGTGATGTTCCCCATTCGCGACAGCCGCGGGCGTATCATCGCCTTCGGCGGCCGGGTACTGGGCGACGACAAGCCCAAGTACCTGAACTCCCCGGAAACCCCGGTGTTCCACAAGGGCCAGGAACTGTACGGGCTGTACGAGGCGCGCAAGCACAACCGCAACCTCGACGAGATCATCGTCGTCGAGGGCTACATGGACGTCATCGCCTTGGCTCAGCAGGGCCTGCGCAATGCCGTGGCCACCCTTGGCACCGCCACCAGCGAAGAGCACCTCAAGCGCCTGTTCCGGGTAGTGCCCAGCGTGCTGTTCTGCTTCGACGGCGACCAGGCCGGGCGCAAGGCCGCCTGGCGTGCGCTGGAATCGACGCTGCCCAACCTGCAGGACGGCCGCCGTGCGCGTTTCCTGTTCCTGCCCGAAGGCGAAGACCCGGACAGCCTGGTGCGTGCCGAAGGCACCGATGCCTTCAGGGCCCGCATCAACCAGCACGCCCAGCCGCTGGCCGACTACTTCTTCGAGCAACTGGGCGTTGAAGCCGACCCGCGATCACTGGAAGGCAAGGCGCACATGGCGACCCTGGCCGCACCGTTGATCGAAAAGATCCCCGGTGCCAACCTGCGCCAACTGATGCGCAACCGCCTGAAGGAAATCACCGGTCTGGACCCGCAGCAGGTCGAGCAACTGGCGCAACAAGCTCCGCCAGCCAGCAGTGTGCCGGACTACGACCCTGGCTACGACTACGACGCCATGGCCAGCTATACCCCTGACTACGGCGACATGCCGCAGCACGACTTCGCCCCCGTTCAGCAGGAACAGGCGTGGAAGCCGAACAAGGGCGGTGGCAAAAAGCAGTGGAGCGACAAACCCTGGGACAAGAACCGCAAGGGCGGCAAGCCCTGGCAGCAACGTGACGAAGCACCACCGCGTGTGCCAGCCCCGGTCGAACCGCCCACCCTGGCTGCCCTGCGCACCCTGCTGCATCACCCGTTGCTGGCCGGCAAGGTAGAAGATGCCAGCCACTTTGCCGACGAAGAACACCTGTACAGCCAGCTGTTGGTGGCATTGATCGAAGCCGCACAGAAAAATCCTGGGCTAAGCTCAATGCAGCTGATCGCACGTTGGCATGGCACCGAACAGGGCCGCCTGCTGCGGGCCCTGGCGGAAAAGGAATGGCTGATCGTGGCCGACAACCTTGAACAACAGTTTTTCGACACTATAACTAGCTTGTCCGCCCGCCAACGCGAGCGCAGCCTGGAACAACTGCTCAGGAAATCACGTCAAAGTGAATTGACCAGCGAGGAAAAAACCCAGCTTCTCGCCCTGCTGAGCCGGAATGTTCCCGCACAAACGCCGACCTCATCTGGCGCGTGA
- the rpoD gene encoding RNA polymerase sigma factor RpoD has protein sequence MSGKAQQQSRIKELITRGREQGYLTYAEVNDHLPEDISDPEQVEDIIRMINDMGINVFESAPDADALLLAEADTDEAAAEEAAAALAAVETDIGRTTDPVRMYMREMGTVELLTREGEIEIAKRIEEGIREVMGAIAHFPGTVDYILGEYDRVTTEGGRLSDVLSGYIDPDDNIAAPTEEVPIPGAKAAAAKEESDDEEEESEGSDDEEETESGPDPVVAAQRFGAVSDQLQATVKVVKKNGRGHKESIEALQALADLFMPIKLVPKQFEVLVERVRDALNRLRQQERAIMQLCVRDARMPRADFLRMFPSNETDQTWSGDLAKRNTKWAAALGEKDAAIVACQQKLIDLETETGLTVAEIKDINRRMSIGEAKARRAKKEMVEANLRLVISIAKKYTNRGLQFLDLIQEGNIGLMKAVDKFEYRRGYKFSTYATWWIRQAITRSIADQARTIRIPVHMIETINKLNRISRQMLQEMGREPTPEELGERMEMPEDKIRKVLKIAKEPISMETPIGDDEDSHLGDFIEDSTMQSPIDVATVESLKEATRDVLSGLTAREAKVLRMRFGIDMNTDHTLEEVGKQFDVTRERIRQIEAKALRKLRHPTRSEHLRSFLDE, from the coding sequence ATGTCCGGAAAAGCGCAACAGCAGTCTCGTATCAAAGAGTTGATCACCCGCGGTCGTGAGCAGGGCTACCTGACTTACGCGGAGGTCAACGACCACCTGCCTGAGGATATTTCAGATCCTGAACAGGTGGAAGACATCATCCGCATGATCAACGACATGGGGATCAACGTATTCGAGAGTGCTCCGGATGCGGATGCCCTTCTGTTGGCGGAAGCCGACACCGACGAAGCCGCGGCCGAAGAAGCCGCTGCTGCGTTGGCGGCAGTTGAAACCGATATCGGCCGCACGACCGACCCGGTGCGCATGTACATGCGCGAAATGGGTACAGTCGAGCTTCTGACCCGCGAAGGCGAAATCGAAATCGCCAAGCGTATCGAGGAAGGCATCCGTGAGGTGATGGGCGCCATCGCCCATTTCCCGGGTACTGTCGATTACATTCTCGGCGAATATGACCGCGTCACCACCGAGGGTGGCCGTCTGTCCGACGTGCTCAGCGGTTACATCGACCCTGACGACAACATCGCCGCGCCGACCGAAGAGGTGCCGATTCCTGGCGCCAAGGCCGCAGCCGCGAAGGAAGAGTCCGACGACGAAGAGGAAGAGTCCGAAGGCAGTGACGACGAGGAAGAGACCGAGAGCGGTCCGGACCCGGTAGTCGCAGCCCAGCGTTTCGGTGCGGTATCCGACCAGCTTCAGGCGACCGTCAAGGTCGTGAAGAAGAACGGTCGTGGCCACAAGGAAAGCATCGAGGCCCTGCAAGCCCTCGCCGACCTGTTCATGCCGATCAAGCTGGTGCCCAAGCAGTTCGAGGTTCTGGTAGAGCGTGTTCGTGATGCACTGAACCGTCTGCGTCAGCAAGAACGCGCCATCATGCAGCTGTGCGTGCGTGATGCCCGCATGCCACGTGCCGACTTCCTGCGCATGTTCCCAAGCAACGAAACCGACCAGACCTGGAGCGGTGACCTGGCCAAGCGCAACACCAAATGGGCTGCCGCCCTGGGTGAAAAGGACGCCGCCATCGTTGCTTGCCAGCAGAAGCTGATCGACCTTGAGACCGAAACCGGCCTGACCGTTGCCGAGATCAAGGACATCAACCGTCGCATGTCGATCGGTGAAGCCAAGGCCCGCCGCGCCAAGAAAGAAATGGTCGAGGCGAACCTGCGTCTGGTGATCTCTATCGCCAAGAAGTACACCAACCGTGGCCTGCAGTTCCTCGACCTGATCCAGGAAGGCAACATCGGCTTGATGAAAGCGGTGGACAAGTTCGAATACCGTCGTGGTTACAAGTTCTCGACGTACGCCACCTGGTGGATCCGTCAGGCAATCACCCGTTCGATCGCCGACCAGGCACGCACCATCCGTATTCCGGTGCACATGATCGAGACGATCAACAAGCTCAACCGTATTTCCCGCCAGATGCTGCAGGAAATGGGTCGCGAACCGACCCCGGAAGAGCTGGGCGAGCGCATGGAAATGCCTGAGGACAAGATCCGCAAGGTACTGAAGATCGCCAAAGAGCCGATCTCCATGGAAACCCCGATCGGTGACGACGAAGATTCGCACTTGGGCGACTTCATCGAGGACTCGACCATGCAGTCCCCGATTGATGTGGCCACGGTCGAAAGCCTCAAGGAAGCCACCCGTGACGTGCTCTCGGGCCTGACTGCACGCGAAGCCAAGGTGCTGCGCATGCGTTTCGGTATCGACATGAACACCGACCACACCCTCGAAGAGGTGGGCAAGCAGTTTGACGTAACGCGTGAGCGGATCCGTCAGATCGAAGCGAAGGCGTTGCGCAAACTGCGCCACCCAACTCGCAGCGAGCATCTGCGCTCCTTCCTCGACGAGTGA